Proteins from a single region of Phalacrocorax carbo chromosome 25, bPhaCar2.1, whole genome shotgun sequence:
- the KIF18B gene encoding kinesin-like protein KIF18B isoform X5 — MALSSSSEEGTVAVVVRVRPPDPCERERAAHPILHVIGQNILVFGPEEASGPPGGVLPTRGPKHQGKDLKFVFDRVFGEGATQEEVFQYTTRDMLDSVLNGYNCSVFAYGATGAGKTYTMLGSEKSPGIMYLTMVELYKRIEARKEEKSCEVLVSYQEVYNEQIHDLLEPKGPLAIREDPEKGVVVQGLSFHQPVSAEELLEMLANGNKNRTQHPTDANATSSRSHAIFQIYVKQQDRTGSLTWDLQVAKMSLIDLAGSERASVTNTKGERLREGANINRSLLALINVIKALADAKSKKTHIPYRDSKLTRLLKDSIGGNCRTVMIAAVSPSVLAYEDTYNTLKYASQAKEIKLSLKSNVLSFDCHISKYPAICEQLKAEVAALRAKLRAYESAAREAGNQALALLGPFSLSPGGLPRLEEAVPKTCLALDDQRESDGEQQELEVGWPAELQLELEDDQAPEEMPPSSPRATQQTDAQLTPKKLSCLLQGLPGSKRQTLIATILSVARKQYSLLKAANLLTPDIVSEFEEMERLVHQEAGGSQEQAMPPNRPAEASGATAAQKMQQGCDAEVSVAVPSAPVTRAALQCLEELASLSSPMPMVPSPTKKRRRSQMDSTSQSGTPCSLKAQMKCQHKGGKAAETPRVTQNPGSPCLKEASQPPPVSPVPSCCTPKICPRTVTKSRVPLAVSAAQNCCTLPALPIHNLNVTFEICEDSGSPSLAQPAAFSLPEFPVCENVQNLLNKQVGPFVPKARVSVFAVKGSSIPKPSISKGRAQKRRRVESTASPYLSGLQSCSTHVLSNSQRPAQPSRIPEHPSSALTRKGRKRSAKGLMALGSAPPAPTPQPMKLLC; from the exons ATGGCGCTGAGCTCCTCGTCCGAGGAGGGCACTGTGGCCGTCGTGGTGCGCGTGCGGCCCCCCGACCCCTGCGAGCGAGAGCGGGCCGCGCACCCCATCCTGCATGTCATCGGCCAGAACATCCTTGTCTTTGGCCCTGAGGAGGCCAGTGGCCCCCCTGGCGGCGTGCTGCCCACCCGTGGGCCCAAGCACCAGGGCAAAGACCTGAAATTTGTCTTTGACCGGGTTTTCGGGGAGGGGGCCACGCAGGAGGAAGTGTTCCAGTACACCACCCGTGACATGTTGGACAGTGTCCTCAATGGCTACAACTGCTCAG TGTTTGCCTATGGTGCGACTGGAGCAGGGAAAACCTACACCATGCTGGGCTCAGAGAAAAGCCCTGGCATTATGTACCTCACCATGGTGGAGCTGTACAAGAGGATTGAGGCtagaaaggaggagaagagcTGTGAGGTCCTAGTCTCCTACCAGGAG GTGTACAATGAACAGATTCATGACCTTCTGGAGCCCAAGGGCCCTCTGGCCATCCGGGAGGATCCTGAGAAAGGAGTCGTGGTTCAGGGTCTCTCCTTCCACCAG CCTGTGTCAGCAGAGGAGCTCCTGGAGATGTTGGCCAACGGCAACAAAAACCGGACGCAGCATCCCACTGATGCCAACGCCACCTCCTCCCGCTCACATGCCATCTTCCAG ATCTACGTGAAGCAGCAGGATCGCACTGGCAGCCTCACTTGGGATCTGCAAGTGGCCAAGATGAGCCTGATCGAcctggcaggctcggagcgaGCTTCAGTCACCAACACCAAGGGAGAGCGGCTCCGGGAAGGTGCCAACATCAACCGCTCGCTGCTGGCCCTCATCAATGTCATCAAAGCGCTGGCTGATGCGAAG AGCAAGAAAACCCACATCCCATACCGGGACAGCAAGCTCACACGCTTGCTGAAGGACTCCATTGGCGGCAACTGCCGCACCGTCATGATCGCTGCTGTGAGTCCCTCTGTGCTGGCCTACGAGGACACCTACAACACGCTGAAGTACGCCAGCCAGGCCAAGGAGATCAAGCTGTCG ctgaagagtAATGTGCTGAGCTTTGACTGCCACATTAGTAAATACCCTGCAATCTGTgagcagctgaaagcagag GTGGCAGCTCTGCGGGCAAAGCTTCGTGCCTATGAGAGCGCCGCCCGGGAGGCAGGGAACCAGGCGCTGGCGCTGCTGGGTCCCTTCAGCTTGAGCCCAGGGGGGCTGCCCAG ATTGGAGGAAGCTGTCCCGAAGACATGCTTGGCCCTGGATGATCAAAGGGAGAGTGatggagagcagcaggagctggaagtTGGATGgcctgctgagctgcagctggaatTGGAGGACGACCAG GCTCCAGAGGAAAtgcctcccagcagccccagagcaACCCAGCAGACAGATGCCCAGCTGACACCGAAGAAACTAAGCTGCCTTCTGCAGGGGTTACCCGGCAGCAAGAGACAGAC GCTCATAGCCACTATCCTGAGCGTTGCCCGAAAGCAGTATTCCCTCCTGAAGGCTGCCAACCTCCTAACTCCTGACATAGTCTCTGAATTTGAGGAAATGGAGCGTCTGGTCCACCAGGAGGCTGGTGGAAGCCAGGAGCAAGCCATGCCTCCAAACAGACCTGCAGAGGCCAGTGGGGCCACCGCAGCCCAGAAGATGCAACAGGGCTGTGACG CAGAGGTGTCTGTTGCCGTGCCCAGTGCCCCTGTGACACGCGCTGCCCTGCAATGCTTGGAGGAGCTCGCTTCGCTCTCCAGCCCCATGCCGATGGTTCCCAGCCCAACTAAAAAGAGGAGGAGGTCTCAGATGGACAGCACTTCCCAATCAGGAACTCCCTGCAGCCTCAAAGCACAGATGAAATGCCAGCACAAAGGTGGGAAAGCAGCGGAGACTCCCAGGGTGACACAGAACCCAGGCAGCCCCTGTCTCAAAGAGGCATCCCAGCCACCCCCTGTCTCCCCGGTGCCATCGTGTTGCACCCCCAAAATCTGCCCGCGGACGGTCACCAAAAGCCGCGTGCCCCTGGCAGTGTCGGCTGCCCAAAActgctgcaccctgcctgctctgcccatcCACAATCTGAATGTGACTTTTGAGATCTGCGAGGACAGCGGTTCACCCAGCCTGGCCCAGCCAGCTGCCTTCAGCCTGCCGGAGTTCCCTGTCTGCGAGAATGTCCAGAACCTCCTAAACAAGCAGGTTGGCCCCTTCGTGCCCAA AGCCAGAGTCTCAGTGTTTGCCGTGAAGGGTTCCTCCATCCCCAAGCCCTCCATCTCCAAAGGACGTGCACAGAAACGGAGGCGAGTGGAGAG CACTGCTTCCCCCTACCTGAGTgggctccagagctgcagcacccACGTCCTGAGCAACAGCCAAAGACCTGCACAGCCCTCCCGCATCCCAG AACATCCTTCGAGCGCTCTCACCAGGAAGGGCAGGAAGAGGAGCGCCAAAGGGCTCATGGCACTTGGTAGCGCcccccctgctcccaccccccAGCCAATGAAGCTCTTATGCTGA
- the KIF18B gene encoding kinesin-like protein KIF18B isoform X2: MALSSSSEEGTVAVVVRVRPPDPCERERAAHPILHVIGQNILVFGPEEASGPPGGVLPTRGPKHQGKDLKFVFDRVFGEGATQEEVFQYTTRDMLDSVLNGYNCSVFAYGATGAGKTYTMLGSEKSPGIMYLTMVELYKRIEARKEEKSCEVLVSYQEVYNEQIHDLLEPKGPLAIREDPEKGVVVQGLSFHQPVSAEELLEMLANGNKNRTQHPTDANATSSRSHAIFQIYVKQQDRTGSLTWDLQVAKMSLIDLAGSERASVTNTKGERLREGANINRSLLALINVIKALADAKSKKTHIPYRDSKLTRLLKDSIGGNCRTVMIAAVSPSVLAYEDTYNTLKYASQAKEIKLSLKSNVLSFDCHISKYPAICEQLKAEVAALRAKLRAYESAAREAGNQALALLGPFSLSPGGLPRLEEAVPKTCLALDDQRESDGEQQELEVGWPAELQLELEDDQVREGAPEEMPPSSPRATQQTDAQLTPKKLSCLLQGLPGSKRQTLIATILSVARKQYSLLKAANLLTPDIVSEFEEMERLVHQEAGGSQEQAMPPNRPAEASGATAAQKMQQGCDAEVSVAVPSAPVTRAALQCLEELASLSSPMPMVPSPTKKRRRSQMDSTSQSGTPCSLKAQMKCQHKGGKAAETPRVTQNPGSPCLKEASQPPPVSPVPSCCTPKICPRTVTKSRVPLAVSAAQNCCTLPALPIHNLNVTFEICEDSGSPSLAQPAAFSLPEFPVCENVQNLLNKQVGPFVPKARVSVFAVKGSSIPKPSISKGRAQKRRRVESTASPYLSGLQSCSTHVLSNSQRPAQPSRIPEHPSSALTRKGRKRSAKGLMALGSAPPAPTPQPMKLLC, encoded by the exons ATGGCGCTGAGCTCCTCGTCCGAGGAGGGCACTGTGGCCGTCGTGGTGCGCGTGCGGCCCCCCGACCCCTGCGAGCGAGAGCGGGCCGCGCACCCCATCCTGCATGTCATCGGCCAGAACATCCTTGTCTTTGGCCCTGAGGAGGCCAGTGGCCCCCCTGGCGGCGTGCTGCCCACCCGTGGGCCCAAGCACCAGGGCAAAGACCTGAAATTTGTCTTTGACCGGGTTTTCGGGGAGGGGGCCACGCAGGAGGAAGTGTTCCAGTACACCACCCGTGACATGTTGGACAGTGTCCTCAATGGCTACAACTGCTCAG TGTTTGCCTATGGTGCGACTGGAGCAGGGAAAACCTACACCATGCTGGGCTCAGAGAAAAGCCCTGGCATTATGTACCTCACCATGGTGGAGCTGTACAAGAGGATTGAGGCtagaaaggaggagaagagcTGTGAGGTCCTAGTCTCCTACCAGGAG GTGTACAATGAACAGATTCATGACCTTCTGGAGCCCAAGGGCCCTCTGGCCATCCGGGAGGATCCTGAGAAAGGAGTCGTGGTTCAGGGTCTCTCCTTCCACCAG CCTGTGTCAGCAGAGGAGCTCCTGGAGATGTTGGCCAACGGCAACAAAAACCGGACGCAGCATCCCACTGATGCCAACGCCACCTCCTCCCGCTCACATGCCATCTTCCAG ATCTACGTGAAGCAGCAGGATCGCACTGGCAGCCTCACTTGGGATCTGCAAGTGGCCAAGATGAGCCTGATCGAcctggcaggctcggagcgaGCTTCAGTCACCAACACCAAGGGAGAGCGGCTCCGGGAAGGTGCCAACATCAACCGCTCGCTGCTGGCCCTCATCAATGTCATCAAAGCGCTGGCTGATGCGAAG AGCAAGAAAACCCACATCCCATACCGGGACAGCAAGCTCACACGCTTGCTGAAGGACTCCATTGGCGGCAACTGCCGCACCGTCATGATCGCTGCTGTGAGTCCCTCTGTGCTGGCCTACGAGGACACCTACAACACGCTGAAGTACGCCAGCCAGGCCAAGGAGATCAAGCTGTCG ctgaagagtAATGTGCTGAGCTTTGACTGCCACATTAGTAAATACCCTGCAATCTGTgagcagctgaaagcagag GTGGCAGCTCTGCGGGCAAAGCTTCGTGCCTATGAGAGCGCCGCCCGGGAGGCAGGGAACCAGGCGCTGGCGCTGCTGGGTCCCTTCAGCTTGAGCCCAGGGGGGCTGCCCAG ATTGGAGGAAGCTGTCCCGAAGACATGCTTGGCCCTGGATGATCAAAGGGAGAGTGatggagagcagcaggagctggaagtTGGATGgcctgctgagctgcagctggaatTGGAGGACGACCAGGTGAGAGAAGGG GCTCCAGAGGAAAtgcctcccagcagccccagagcaACCCAGCAGACAGATGCCCAGCTGACACCGAAGAAACTAAGCTGCCTTCTGCAGGGGTTACCCGGCAGCAAGAGACAGAC GCTCATAGCCACTATCCTGAGCGTTGCCCGAAAGCAGTATTCCCTCCTGAAGGCTGCCAACCTCCTAACTCCTGACATAGTCTCTGAATTTGAGGAAATGGAGCGTCTGGTCCACCAGGAGGCTGGTGGAAGCCAGGAGCAAGCCATGCCTCCAAACAGACCTGCAGAGGCCAGTGGGGCCACCGCAGCCCAGAAGATGCAACAGGGCTGTGACG CAGAGGTGTCTGTTGCCGTGCCCAGTGCCCCTGTGACACGCGCTGCCCTGCAATGCTTGGAGGAGCTCGCTTCGCTCTCCAGCCCCATGCCGATGGTTCCCAGCCCAACTAAAAAGAGGAGGAGGTCTCAGATGGACAGCACTTCCCAATCAGGAACTCCCTGCAGCCTCAAAGCACAGATGAAATGCCAGCACAAAGGTGGGAAAGCAGCGGAGACTCCCAGGGTGACACAGAACCCAGGCAGCCCCTGTCTCAAAGAGGCATCCCAGCCACCCCCTGTCTCCCCGGTGCCATCGTGTTGCACCCCCAAAATCTGCCCGCGGACGGTCACCAAAAGCCGCGTGCCCCTGGCAGTGTCGGCTGCCCAAAActgctgcaccctgcctgctctgcccatcCACAATCTGAATGTGACTTTTGAGATCTGCGAGGACAGCGGTTCACCCAGCCTGGCCCAGCCAGCTGCCTTCAGCCTGCCGGAGTTCCCTGTCTGCGAGAATGTCCAGAACCTCCTAAACAAGCAGGTTGGCCCCTTCGTGCCCAA AGCCAGAGTCTCAGTGTTTGCCGTGAAGGGTTCCTCCATCCCCAAGCCCTCCATCTCCAAAGGACGTGCACAGAAACGGAGGCGAGTGGAGAG CACTGCTTCCCCCTACCTGAGTgggctccagagctgcagcacccACGTCCTGAGCAACAGCCAAAGACCTGCACAGCCCTCCCGCATCCCAG AACATCCTTCGAGCGCTCTCACCAGGAAGGGCAGGAAGAGGAGCGCCAAAGGGCTCATGGCACTTGGTAGCGCcccccctgctcccaccccccAGCCAATGAAGCTCTTATGCTGA
- the KIF18B gene encoding kinesin-like protein KIF18B isoform X3: protein MALSSSSEEGTVAVVVRVRPPDPCERERAAHPILHVIGQNILVFGPEEASGPPGGVLPTRGPKHQGKDLKFVFDRVFGEGATQEEVFQYTTRDMLDSVLNGYNCSVFAYGATGAGKTYTMLGSEKSPGIMYLTMVELYKRIEARKEEKSCEVLVSYQEVYNEQIHDLLEPKGPLAIREDPEKGVVVQGLSFHQPVSAEELLEMLANGNKNRTQHPTDANATSSRSHAIFQIYVKQQDRTGSLTWDLQVAKMSLIDLAGSERASVTNTKGERLREGANINRSLLALINVIKALADAKVSKKTHIPYRDSKLTRLLKDSIGGNCRTVMIAAVSPSVLAYEDTYNTLKYASQAKEIKLSLKSNVLSFDCHISKYPAICEQLKAEVAALRAKLRAYESAAREAGNQALALLGPFSLSPGGLPRLEEAVPKTCLALDDQRESDGEQQELEVGWPAELQLELEDDQVREGAPEEMPPSSPRATQQTDAQLTPKKLSCLLQGLPGSKRQTLIATILSVARKQYSLLKAANLLTPDIVSEFEEMERLVHQEAGGSQEQAMPPNRPAEASGATAAQKMQQGCDEVSVAVPSAPVTRAALQCLEELASLSSPMPMVPSPTKKRRRSQMDSTSQSGTPCSLKAQMKCQHKGGKAAETPRVTQNPGSPCLKEASQPPPVSPVPSCCTPKICPRTVTKSRVPLAVSAAQNCCTLPALPIHNLNVTFEICEDSGSPSLAQPAAFSLPEFPVCENVQNLLNKQVGPFVPKARVSVFAVKGSSIPKPSISKGRAQKRRRVESTASPYLSGLQSCSTHVLSNSQRPAQPSRIPEHPSSALTRKGRKRSAKGLMALGSAPPAPTPQPMKLLC from the exons ATGGCGCTGAGCTCCTCGTCCGAGGAGGGCACTGTGGCCGTCGTGGTGCGCGTGCGGCCCCCCGACCCCTGCGAGCGAGAGCGGGCCGCGCACCCCATCCTGCATGTCATCGGCCAGAACATCCTTGTCTTTGGCCCTGAGGAGGCCAGTGGCCCCCCTGGCGGCGTGCTGCCCACCCGTGGGCCCAAGCACCAGGGCAAAGACCTGAAATTTGTCTTTGACCGGGTTTTCGGGGAGGGGGCCACGCAGGAGGAAGTGTTCCAGTACACCACCCGTGACATGTTGGACAGTGTCCTCAATGGCTACAACTGCTCAG TGTTTGCCTATGGTGCGACTGGAGCAGGGAAAACCTACACCATGCTGGGCTCAGAGAAAAGCCCTGGCATTATGTACCTCACCATGGTGGAGCTGTACAAGAGGATTGAGGCtagaaaggaggagaagagcTGTGAGGTCCTAGTCTCCTACCAGGAG GTGTACAATGAACAGATTCATGACCTTCTGGAGCCCAAGGGCCCTCTGGCCATCCGGGAGGATCCTGAGAAAGGAGTCGTGGTTCAGGGTCTCTCCTTCCACCAG CCTGTGTCAGCAGAGGAGCTCCTGGAGATGTTGGCCAACGGCAACAAAAACCGGACGCAGCATCCCACTGATGCCAACGCCACCTCCTCCCGCTCACATGCCATCTTCCAG ATCTACGTGAAGCAGCAGGATCGCACTGGCAGCCTCACTTGGGATCTGCAAGTGGCCAAGATGAGCCTGATCGAcctggcaggctcggagcgaGCTTCAGTCACCAACACCAAGGGAGAGCGGCTCCGGGAAGGTGCCAACATCAACCGCTCGCTGCTGGCCCTCATCAATGTCATCAAAGCGCTGGCTGATGCGAAGGTA AGCAAGAAAACCCACATCCCATACCGGGACAGCAAGCTCACACGCTTGCTGAAGGACTCCATTGGCGGCAACTGCCGCACCGTCATGATCGCTGCTGTGAGTCCCTCTGTGCTGGCCTACGAGGACACCTACAACACGCTGAAGTACGCCAGCCAGGCCAAGGAGATCAAGCTGTCG ctgaagagtAATGTGCTGAGCTTTGACTGCCACATTAGTAAATACCCTGCAATCTGTgagcagctgaaagcagag GTGGCAGCTCTGCGGGCAAAGCTTCGTGCCTATGAGAGCGCCGCCCGGGAGGCAGGGAACCAGGCGCTGGCGCTGCTGGGTCCCTTCAGCTTGAGCCCAGGGGGGCTGCCCAG ATTGGAGGAAGCTGTCCCGAAGACATGCTTGGCCCTGGATGATCAAAGGGAGAGTGatggagagcagcaggagctggaagtTGGATGgcctgctgagctgcagctggaatTGGAGGACGACCAGGTGAGAGAAGGG GCTCCAGAGGAAAtgcctcccagcagccccagagcaACCCAGCAGACAGATGCCCAGCTGACACCGAAGAAACTAAGCTGCCTTCTGCAGGGGTTACCCGGCAGCAAGAGACAGAC GCTCATAGCCACTATCCTGAGCGTTGCCCGAAAGCAGTATTCCCTCCTGAAGGCTGCCAACCTCCTAACTCCTGACATAGTCTCTGAATTTGAGGAAATGGAGCGTCTGGTCCACCAGGAGGCTGGTGGAAGCCAGGAGCAAGCCATGCCTCCAAACAGACCTGCAGAGGCCAGTGGGGCCACCGCAGCCCAGAAGATGCAACAGGGCTGTGACG AGGTGTCTGTTGCCGTGCCCAGTGCCCCTGTGACACGCGCTGCCCTGCAATGCTTGGAGGAGCTCGCTTCGCTCTCCAGCCCCATGCCGATGGTTCCCAGCCCAACTAAAAAGAGGAGGAGGTCTCAGATGGACAGCACTTCCCAATCAGGAACTCCCTGCAGCCTCAAAGCACAGATGAAATGCCAGCACAAAGGTGGGAAAGCAGCGGAGACTCCCAGGGTGACACAGAACCCAGGCAGCCCCTGTCTCAAAGAGGCATCCCAGCCACCCCCTGTCTCCCCGGTGCCATCGTGTTGCACCCCCAAAATCTGCCCGCGGACGGTCACCAAAAGCCGCGTGCCCCTGGCAGTGTCGGCTGCCCAAAActgctgcaccctgcctgctctgcccatcCACAATCTGAATGTGACTTTTGAGATCTGCGAGGACAGCGGTTCACCCAGCCTGGCCCAGCCAGCTGCCTTCAGCCTGCCGGAGTTCCCTGTCTGCGAGAATGTCCAGAACCTCCTAAACAAGCAGGTTGGCCCCTTCGTGCCCAA AGCCAGAGTCTCAGTGTTTGCCGTGAAGGGTTCCTCCATCCCCAAGCCCTCCATCTCCAAAGGACGTGCACAGAAACGGAGGCGAGTGGAGAG CACTGCTTCCCCCTACCTGAGTgggctccagagctgcagcacccACGTCCTGAGCAACAGCCAAAGACCTGCACAGCCCTCCCGCATCCCAG AACATCCTTCGAGCGCTCTCACCAGGAAGGGCAGGAAGAGGAGCGCCAAAGGGCTCATGGCACTTGGTAGCGCcccccctgctcccaccccccAGCCAATGAAGCTCTTATGCTGA
- the KIF18B gene encoding kinesin-like protein KIF18B isoform X1 produces MALSSSSEEGTVAVVVRVRPPDPCERERAAHPILHVIGQNILVFGPEEASGPPGGVLPTRGPKHQGKDLKFVFDRVFGEGATQEEVFQYTTRDMLDSVLNGYNCSVFAYGATGAGKTYTMLGSEKSPGIMYLTMVELYKRIEARKEEKSCEVLVSYQEVYNEQIHDLLEPKGPLAIREDPEKGVVVQGLSFHQPVSAEELLEMLANGNKNRTQHPTDANATSSRSHAIFQIYVKQQDRTGSLTWDLQVAKMSLIDLAGSERASVTNTKGERLREGANINRSLLALINVIKALADAKVSKKTHIPYRDSKLTRLLKDSIGGNCRTVMIAAVSPSVLAYEDTYNTLKYASQAKEIKLSLKSNVLSFDCHISKYPAICEQLKAEVAALRAKLRAYESAAREAGNQALALLGPFSLSPGGLPRLEEAVPKTCLALDDQRESDGEQQELEVGWPAELQLELEDDQVREGAPEEMPPSSPRATQQTDAQLTPKKLSCLLQGLPGSKRQTLIATILSVARKQYSLLKAANLLTPDIVSEFEEMERLVHQEAGGSQEQAMPPNRPAEASGATAAQKMQQGCDAEVSVAVPSAPVTRAALQCLEELASLSSPMPMVPSPTKKRRRSQMDSTSQSGTPCSLKAQMKCQHKGGKAAETPRVTQNPGSPCLKEASQPPPVSPVPSCCTPKICPRTVTKSRVPLAVSAAQNCCTLPALPIHNLNVTFEICEDSGSPSLAQPAAFSLPEFPVCENVQNLLNKQVGPFVPKARVSVFAVKGSSIPKPSISKGRAQKRRRVESTASPYLSGLQSCSTHVLSNSQRPAQPSRIPEHPSSALTRKGRKRSAKGLMALGSAPPAPTPQPMKLLC; encoded by the exons ATGGCGCTGAGCTCCTCGTCCGAGGAGGGCACTGTGGCCGTCGTGGTGCGCGTGCGGCCCCCCGACCCCTGCGAGCGAGAGCGGGCCGCGCACCCCATCCTGCATGTCATCGGCCAGAACATCCTTGTCTTTGGCCCTGAGGAGGCCAGTGGCCCCCCTGGCGGCGTGCTGCCCACCCGTGGGCCCAAGCACCAGGGCAAAGACCTGAAATTTGTCTTTGACCGGGTTTTCGGGGAGGGGGCCACGCAGGAGGAAGTGTTCCAGTACACCACCCGTGACATGTTGGACAGTGTCCTCAATGGCTACAACTGCTCAG TGTTTGCCTATGGTGCGACTGGAGCAGGGAAAACCTACACCATGCTGGGCTCAGAGAAAAGCCCTGGCATTATGTACCTCACCATGGTGGAGCTGTACAAGAGGATTGAGGCtagaaaggaggagaagagcTGTGAGGTCCTAGTCTCCTACCAGGAG GTGTACAATGAACAGATTCATGACCTTCTGGAGCCCAAGGGCCCTCTGGCCATCCGGGAGGATCCTGAGAAAGGAGTCGTGGTTCAGGGTCTCTCCTTCCACCAG CCTGTGTCAGCAGAGGAGCTCCTGGAGATGTTGGCCAACGGCAACAAAAACCGGACGCAGCATCCCACTGATGCCAACGCCACCTCCTCCCGCTCACATGCCATCTTCCAG ATCTACGTGAAGCAGCAGGATCGCACTGGCAGCCTCACTTGGGATCTGCAAGTGGCCAAGATGAGCCTGATCGAcctggcaggctcggagcgaGCTTCAGTCACCAACACCAAGGGAGAGCGGCTCCGGGAAGGTGCCAACATCAACCGCTCGCTGCTGGCCCTCATCAATGTCATCAAAGCGCTGGCTGATGCGAAGGTA AGCAAGAAAACCCACATCCCATACCGGGACAGCAAGCTCACACGCTTGCTGAAGGACTCCATTGGCGGCAACTGCCGCACCGTCATGATCGCTGCTGTGAGTCCCTCTGTGCTGGCCTACGAGGACACCTACAACACGCTGAAGTACGCCAGCCAGGCCAAGGAGATCAAGCTGTCG ctgaagagtAATGTGCTGAGCTTTGACTGCCACATTAGTAAATACCCTGCAATCTGTgagcagctgaaagcagag GTGGCAGCTCTGCGGGCAAAGCTTCGTGCCTATGAGAGCGCCGCCCGGGAGGCAGGGAACCAGGCGCTGGCGCTGCTGGGTCCCTTCAGCTTGAGCCCAGGGGGGCTGCCCAG ATTGGAGGAAGCTGTCCCGAAGACATGCTTGGCCCTGGATGATCAAAGGGAGAGTGatggagagcagcaggagctggaagtTGGATGgcctgctgagctgcagctggaatTGGAGGACGACCAGGTGAGAGAAGGG GCTCCAGAGGAAAtgcctcccagcagccccagagcaACCCAGCAGACAGATGCCCAGCTGACACCGAAGAAACTAAGCTGCCTTCTGCAGGGGTTACCCGGCAGCAAGAGACAGAC GCTCATAGCCACTATCCTGAGCGTTGCCCGAAAGCAGTATTCCCTCCTGAAGGCTGCCAACCTCCTAACTCCTGACATAGTCTCTGAATTTGAGGAAATGGAGCGTCTGGTCCACCAGGAGGCTGGTGGAAGCCAGGAGCAAGCCATGCCTCCAAACAGACCTGCAGAGGCCAGTGGGGCCACCGCAGCCCAGAAGATGCAACAGGGCTGTGACG CAGAGGTGTCTGTTGCCGTGCCCAGTGCCCCTGTGACACGCGCTGCCCTGCAATGCTTGGAGGAGCTCGCTTCGCTCTCCAGCCCCATGCCGATGGTTCCCAGCCCAACTAAAAAGAGGAGGAGGTCTCAGATGGACAGCACTTCCCAATCAGGAACTCCCTGCAGCCTCAAAGCACAGATGAAATGCCAGCACAAAGGTGGGAAAGCAGCGGAGACTCCCAGGGTGACACAGAACCCAGGCAGCCCCTGTCTCAAAGAGGCATCCCAGCCACCCCCTGTCTCCCCGGTGCCATCGTGTTGCACCCCCAAAATCTGCCCGCGGACGGTCACCAAAAGCCGCGTGCCCCTGGCAGTGTCGGCTGCCCAAAActgctgcaccctgcctgctctgcccatcCACAATCTGAATGTGACTTTTGAGATCTGCGAGGACAGCGGTTCACCCAGCCTGGCCCAGCCAGCTGCCTTCAGCCTGCCGGAGTTCCCTGTCTGCGAGAATGTCCAGAACCTCCTAAACAAGCAGGTTGGCCCCTTCGTGCCCAA AGCCAGAGTCTCAGTGTTTGCCGTGAAGGGTTCCTCCATCCCCAAGCCCTCCATCTCCAAAGGACGTGCACAGAAACGGAGGCGAGTGGAGAG CACTGCTTCCCCCTACCTGAGTgggctccagagctgcagcacccACGTCCTGAGCAACAGCCAAAGACCTGCACAGCCCTCCCGCATCCCAG AACATCCTTCGAGCGCTCTCACCAGGAAGGGCAGGAAGAGGAGCGCCAAAGGGCTCATGGCACTTGGTAGCGCcccccctgctcccaccccccAGCCAATGAAGCTCTTATGCTGA